One window from the genome of Variovorax sp. PAMC26660 encodes:
- a CDS encoding 2-oxoglutarate dehydrogenase E1 component: MSDSSTPSAYTAYQGNTYLFGGNAPYVEEMYENYLSNPGSVPDNWRSYFDALQNVPAADGTNTRDVPHLPVINAFAERAKQGTTKVVVASGADSELGRKRTAVQQLIAAYRNVGARWADLDPLKRAERPAIPELEPSFYGFTDADLETVFNTSNTFFGKDTMSLRDLLNALRETYCGTMGAEYMYTTDQNHKRWWQLRLEGARTNPKLSAEQKKHVLNRLTAAEGLERFLHTKYVGQKRFSLEGGESFIVSMDELINQAGIKGVQEIVIGMAHRGRLNVLVNSLGKMPADLFAEFDHTAPEELPSGDVKYHQGFSSDVTTPGGPVHLSLAFNPSHLEIVNPVVEGSVRARMDRRADPLGKQVLPVIVHGDAAFAGQGVVMETLALAETRGYSTGGTVHIVINNQIGFTTSDPRDSRSTLYCTDIVKMIEAPVLHVNGDDPEAVVLATQLALDFRMEFQKDVVVDIICFRKLGHNEQDTPSLTQPLMYKKIAQHPGTRKLYADKLAAQGLGDTLGDDMVKAQRAAFDEGKNTVDPVLTNFKSKYAVDWSPYLNKKWTDAGDTAIPSTEWKRLAEKITTPPQGFTVHPLVKKVLDDRAAMGRGDVNVDWGMGEHMAFASLVASGYPVRLSGEDSGRGTFTHRHAVLHDQNREKFDTGTYTPLQNVAENQAPFVVIDSILSEEAVLAFEYGYASNDPNTLVIWEAQFGDFVNGAQVVIDQFIASGEVKWGRVNGLTMMLPHGYEGQGPEHSSARLERFMQLSADTNMQVVQPTTASQIFHVLRRQMVRNLRKPLIILTPKSLLRNKDATSPLAEFTKGSFQTVIPDSKGLKAEKVKRLVACSGKVYYDLAKKREEQGTDDVAIIRVEQLYPFPHKAFAAEIKKYPNLVDVVWCQDEPQNQGAWFFVQHYIHENMQEGQKLGYSGRAASASPAVGYSHLHQEQQKALVDGAFGKLKGFVLTK; the protein is encoded by the coding sequence ATGAGCGATTCATCGACGCCATCGGCGTACACAGCCTATCAAGGCAACACATACCTCTTCGGCGGCAATGCGCCCTATGTCGAAGAGATGTACGAAAACTACCTCTCCAATCCCGGCAGCGTGCCTGACAACTGGCGTTCGTATTTCGACGCCCTGCAGAACGTGCCCGCGGCGGACGGTACCAACACCCGCGACGTGCCGCACTTGCCGGTCATCAATGCTTTCGCCGAACGCGCGAAGCAGGGCACGACCAAGGTGGTCGTTGCCAGCGGCGCCGATTCCGAACTCGGCCGCAAGCGCACCGCCGTCCAGCAACTGATTGCCGCCTACCGCAATGTCGGCGCCCGCTGGGCCGACCTCGACCCGCTCAAGCGCGCCGAGCGTCCCGCCATTCCGGAACTCGAACCCTCGTTCTACGGTTTCACCGATGCCGACCTCGAGACGGTGTTCAACACCAGCAACACATTCTTCGGCAAGGACACCATGTCCTTGCGCGACCTGCTCAACGCCTTGCGCGAAACGTACTGCGGCACGATGGGTGCCGAGTACATGTACACCACCGACCAGAACCACAAGCGCTGGTGGCAACTGCGGCTCGAAGGCGCCCGCACCAATCCCAAGCTCAGCGCCGAGCAGAAGAAGCACGTCCTGAATCGCCTGACTGCAGCCGAAGGCCTCGAGCGCTTCCTGCATACCAAGTACGTCGGCCAGAAGCGCTTCTCGCTCGAAGGCGGCGAAAGCTTCATCGTCTCGATGGACGAGCTGATCAACCAGGCCGGCATCAAGGGCGTGCAGGAAATCGTGATCGGCATGGCCCACCGCGGCCGTCTCAATGTGCTGGTCAACTCGCTGGGCAAGATGCCGGCCGACCTGTTCGCCGAGTTCGATCACACCGCACCCGAAGAACTACCCAGCGGCGACGTCAAGTACCACCAGGGCTTCAGCTCGGACGTGACCACCCCCGGCGGCCCGGTGCACCTGAGCCTTGCGTTCAATCCCTCGCACCTTGAAATCGTGAACCCCGTGGTCGAAGGCTCGGTGCGTGCCCGCATGGACCGTCGCGCCGACCCGCTGGGCAAGCAGGTGCTGCCCGTGATCGTGCACGGCGACGCCGCCTTCGCAGGTCAGGGCGTCGTGATGGAAACGCTGGCGCTGGCCGAAACCCGTGGTTACTCCACCGGCGGCACGGTGCACATCGTCATCAACAACCAGATCGGCTTCACCACCAGCGACCCGCGCGACAGCCGATCGACGCTGTACTGCACCGACATCGTCAAGATGATCGAAGCACCGGTGCTGCACGTGAACGGTGACGACCCCGAAGCCGTGGTGCTCGCCACCCAGCTCGCACTGGACTTCCGCATGGAGTTCCAGAAGGACGTGGTCGTGGACATCATCTGTTTCCGCAAGCTGGGCCACAACGAGCAGGACACGCCTTCGCTCACCCAGCCGCTGATGTACAAGAAGATCGCCCAGCACCCCGGCACGCGCAAGCTGTACGCCGACAAGCTGGCCGCTCAAGGCCTGGGCGACACGCTCGGCGACGACATGGTCAAGGCGCAACGCGCGGCTTTCGACGAAGGCAAGAACACGGTCGACCCTGTGCTCACCAACTTCAAGAGCAAGTACGCCGTCGACTGGAGCCCGTATCTCAACAAGAAGTGGACCGACGCCGGCGACACCGCCATTCCGTCCACCGAGTGGAAGCGCCTGGCCGAGAAGATCACCACCCCGCCCCAAGGCTTCACGGTGCATCCGCTCGTGAAGAAGGTGCTGGACGATCGCGCCGCCATGGGCCGCGGCGACGTGAACGTCGACTGGGGCATGGGCGAGCACATGGCCTTCGCCTCGCTGGTGGCCAGCGGCTATCCGGTCCGCCTGTCGGGCGAAGACTCCGGCCGTGGCACGTTCACCCACCGCCACGCCGTGCTGCACGACCAGAACCGCGAGAAGTTCGACACCGGCACCTACACGCCGCTGCAGAACGTTGCTGAAAACCAGGCGCCGTTCGTCGTCATCGACTCGATCCTGTCGGAAGAGGCCGTGCTCGCGTTCGAATACGGCTACGCCTCGAACGACCCGAACACGCTCGTGATCTGGGAAGCCCAGTTCGGCGACTTCGTGAACGGCGCGCAAGTGGTGATCGACCAGTTCATCGCCTCGGGCGAAGTGAAGTGGGGCCGCGTCAACGGCCTGACCATGATGCTGCCGCACGGCTACGAAGGCCAGGGCCCCGAGCACAGCTCGGCACGCCTGGAGCGCTTCATGCAACTGAGCGCCGACACCAACATGCAGGTGGTGCAGCCGACCACGGCCAGCCAGATCTTCCACGTGCTGCGTCGCCAGATGGTGCGCAACCTGCGCAAGCCGCTGATCATCCTCACGCCCAAGTCGCTGCTGCGCAACAAGGACGCGACCTCGCCGCTGGCCGAGTTCACCAAGGGCAGCTTCCAGACAGTCATTCCGGACAGCAAGGGCCTGAAGGCCGAGAAGGTCAAGCGCCTGGTCGCCTGTTCGGGCAAGGTCTACTACGACCTGGCCAAGAAGCGCGAAGAGCAGGGCACCGACGACGTGGCGATCATCCGCGTCGAGCAGCTCTATCCGTTCCCGCACAAGGCGTTTGCCGCCGAGATCAAGAAGTACCCGAACCTCGTCGACGTGGTGTGGTGCCAGGACGAACCGCAGAACCAGGGCGCCTGGTTCTTCGTGCAGCACTACATCCACGAGAACATGCAGGAAGGCCAGAAGCTCGGCTACTCTGGCCGTGCCGCTTCGGCATCGCCGGCGGTGGGCTACTCGCACCTGCATCAGGAACAGCAGAAGGCGCTCGTCGATGGCGCATTTGGCAAGCTCAAGGGCTTCGTGCTGACCAAGTAA
- the odhB gene encoding 2-oxoglutarate dehydrogenase complex dihydrolipoyllysine-residue succinyltransferase: MSIVEVKVPQLSESVAEATMLTWKKKAGDAVAVDEILIEIETDKVVLEVPAPSAGVLTEIVQPDGATVVAEQLIARIDTEGKGAAAAPAAAPAAAAAPAAAPAAAAATGGSKSDVAMPAAAKLLADNNLKTSDVAGTGKDGRVTKGDVLGAVASGAKPAATIAVPAAKPALQQVAASAGAPDLGERPEQRVPMSRLRARIAERLLQSQSTNAILTTFNEVNMAPVMDLRKKFQDAFTKEHGVKLGFMSFFVKAAVHALKKYPVINASVDGNDILYHGYFDIGIAVGSPRGLVVPILRNADQMSFADIEKKIAEYGKKAQDGKLGIEEMTGGTFSISNGGTFGSMLSTPIINPPQSAILGVHATKDRAVVENGQIVIRPMNYLAMSYDHRIIDGREAVLGLVAMKEALEDPSRLLFDI; this comes from the coding sequence ATGTCTATCGTAGAAGTCAAAGTCCCCCAGCTTTCCGAATCCGTGGCCGAAGCCACCATGCTCACCTGGAAGAAGAAGGCCGGCGATGCCGTCGCCGTCGATGAAATCCTGATCGAAATCGAGACCGACAAGGTCGTGCTCGAAGTGCCGGCCCCTTCGGCCGGCGTGCTGACCGAGATCGTGCAACCTGATGGCGCCACCGTGGTGGCCGAGCAGTTGATCGCCCGGATCGACACCGAAGGCAAGGGCGCAGCCGCCGCGCCGGCAGCCGCACCCGCCGCTGCTGCGGCTCCTGCTGCAGCGCCAGCCGCTGCCGCCGCCACCGGCGGCTCGAAGTCCGACGTTGCCATGCCCGCCGCCGCCAAGCTGCTGGCCGACAACAACCTGAAGACCAGCGACGTTGCCGGCACCGGCAAAGACGGCCGCGTCACCAAGGGCGACGTGCTCGGCGCGGTCGCTTCGGGCGCCAAGCCTGCCGCCACCATTGCCGTGCCGGCTGCCAAGCCCGCGCTGCAGCAAGTCGCTGCTTCGGCTGGTGCGCCCGACCTGGGCGAACGCCCGGAACAGCGCGTGCCGATGAGCCGCCTGCGCGCCCGCATCGCCGAGCGCCTGCTGCAATCGCAATCGACCAACGCCATCCTCACGACCTTCAACGAAGTGAACATGGCCCCGGTCATGGACCTGCGCAAGAAGTTCCAGGACGCGTTCACCAAGGAGCACGGCGTCAAGCTCGGCTTCATGAGCTTCTTCGTGAAGGCTGCGGTGCATGCGCTCAAGAAGTACCCGGTGATCAACGCATCGGTCGACGGCAACGACATCCTGTACCACGGCTACTTCGACATCGGCATCGCTGTCGGCTCGCCCCGTGGCCTGGTGGTGCCGATCCTGCGCAACGCCGACCAGATGAGCTTTGCCGACATCGAGAAGAAGATTGCCGAGTACGGCAAGAAGGCACAAGACGGCAAGCTGGGCATTGAGGAAATGACCGGCGGCACGTTCTCGATCTCGAACGGCGGCACCTTCGGCTCGATGCTTTCGACGCCGATCATCAACCCGCCCCAGTCGGCCATCCTCGGCGTGCACGCCACCAAGGACCGCGCAGTGGTGGAAAACGGCCAGATCGTCATCCGCCCGATGAACTACCTGGCCATGAGCTATGACCACCGCATCATCGACGGCCGCGAAGCCGTGCTGGGCCTGGTCGCCATGAAGGAAGCGCTGGAAGATCCGTCGCGCCTGCTGTTCGACATCTGA
- the lpdA gene encoding dihydrolipoyl dehydrogenase → MTKQFDVVVIGGGPGGYIAAIRAAQLGFNVACVDEWKNGKGGPAPGGTCTNVGCIPSKALLQSSEHFDQAGHHFADHGIKVEGLGLDLDKMLARKDQVVKQNNDGILYLFKKNKITFFHGRASFVKTDETGYELKVAGAAEESISGKHIVIATGSNARALPGAPFDEENILSNDGALRIGAVPKKLGLIGSGVIGLEMGSVWRRLGAEVTVLEALPTFLGAVDEQIAKEAKKAFDKQKLKIELGVKVGEIKSSKKGVSVAWTNAKGEAQTLEVDKLIVSIGRVPNTIGLNAEAVGLKLDERGAIAVDDDCKTNLPNVWAIGDVVRGPMLAHKAEEEGVAVAERIAGQHGHVNFNTVPWVIYTNPEIAWVGQTEQQLKASGRAYKAGTFPFLANGRARALGDTTGMVKFLADATTDEILGVHIVGPQASELISEAVVAMEFKASAEDIARICHAHPSLSEATKEAALAVDKRTLNF, encoded by the coding sequence ATGACCAAGCAATTTGACGTCGTCGTCATCGGCGGCGGCCCCGGCGGCTACATCGCCGCCATTCGCGCTGCGCAACTCGGCTTCAACGTCGCCTGTGTCGACGAATGGAAGAACGGCAAGGGCGGCCCCGCGCCGGGCGGCACCTGCACCAACGTCGGCTGCATCCCCTCGAAGGCGCTGCTGCAATCGTCGGAGCACTTCGACCAGGCCGGCCATCACTTCGCCGACCACGGCATCAAGGTCGAAGGCCTGGGCCTCGATCTCGACAAGATGCTGGCCCGCAAGGACCAGGTCGTGAAGCAGAACAACGACGGCATCCTGTACCTGTTCAAGAAGAACAAGATCACGTTCTTCCACGGCCGCGCATCGTTCGTGAAGACCGATGAAACCGGCTACGAGCTCAAGGTGGCGGGCGCTGCCGAAGAGTCGATCAGCGGCAAGCACATCGTCATCGCCACGGGCTCCAATGCCCGCGCGTTGCCGGGTGCACCGTTCGACGAAGAGAACATCCTCTCGAACGATGGCGCGCTGCGCATCGGCGCGGTGCCCAAGAAGCTGGGCCTGATCGGCTCTGGCGTCATCGGCCTTGAAATGGGTTCGGTGTGGCGTCGCCTCGGCGCGGAAGTCACGGTGCTCGAAGCGCTGCCGACCTTCCTCGGCGCGGTGGACGAGCAGATCGCCAAGGAAGCCAAGAAGGCTTTCGACAAGCAAAAGCTCAAGATCGAACTCGGCGTCAAGGTCGGCGAGATCAAGTCGTCGAAGAAGGGCGTGAGCGTTGCCTGGACCAATGCCAAGGGCGAAGCCCAGACGCTGGAAGTCGACAAGCTGATCGTCTCGATCGGCCGCGTGCCCAACACCATCGGCCTGAATGCCGAAGCCGTGGGCCTGAAGCTCGACGAGCGCGGCGCCATTGCAGTGGACGACGACTGCAAGACCAACCTGCCCAACGTGTGGGCCATCGGCGACGTGGTGCGCGGCCCGATGCTGGCGCACAAGGCCGAGGAAGAGGGCGTTGCCGTGGCGGAGCGCATTGCGGGCCAGCACGGCCACGTCAACTTCAACACCGTGCCGTGGGTGATCTACACCAACCCCGAGATCGCGTGGGTCGGCCAGACCGAGCAGCAGCTCAAGGCCTCGGGCCGCGCCTACAAGGCCGGCACCTTCCCGTTCCTGGCGAACGGCCGCGCACGCGCGCTGGGCGACACGACCGGCATGGTCAAGTTCCTGGCCGACGCAACGACCGACGAGATCCTCGGCGTGCACATCGTGGGCCCGCAGGCCAGCGAGCTGATCTCCGAAGCCGTCGTGGCGATGGAGTTCAAGGCCAGCGCCGAAGACATCGCGCGCATCTGCCACGCCCATCCGTCGCTGTCGGAAGCCACGAAAGAAGCGGCTCTGGCGGTCGACAAGCGCACGCTGAACTTCTGA
- the zapE gene encoding cell division protein ZapE, with product MTSVKQAYEAELAARGFHSDPAQLRAVEALDRCANEWAEYKAQRSNALKKFINRPELPRGVYMYGGVGRGKSFLMDLFFNAVPLRRKTRLHFHEFMREVHRELRELQGTVNPLDELGLRISKRYKLICFDEFHVADITDAMILHRLLVSLFENGVGFVTTSNFKPDDLYPGGLHRDRILPAIALLNEKLEVLSVDNGTDYRRRTLEQLRMYLTPNDAASEKEMRKAFDKLAETADENPILHIEQREIRARRKAGGVVWFDFKTLCGGPRSQNDYLEIASQYHTVLLSDVPHMPVRMASEARRFTWLIDVLYDRRVKLIMSAEVPPEALYTEGPLAHEFPRTVSRLTEMQSSEFLALERRIVDTRLT from the coding sequence TTGACCAGCGTCAAACAGGCCTACGAGGCGGAACTCGCTGCGCGCGGGTTCCACAGCGATCCCGCGCAACTGCGTGCCGTGGAGGCGCTGGATCGCTGCGCCAATGAATGGGCCGAGTACAAGGCGCAGCGCTCCAATGCGCTGAAGAAGTTCATCAACCGGCCCGAGCTGCCGCGTGGCGTCTACATGTACGGTGGCGTCGGGCGGGGCAAGAGCTTCCTGATGGACCTGTTCTTCAACGCCGTGCCGCTGCGGCGCAAGACGCGCCTGCACTTTCACGAGTTCATGCGCGAAGTGCACCGCGAGCTGCGCGAGTTGCAGGGCACCGTCAACCCGCTCGACGAGCTGGGGCTGCGCATTTCCAAGCGCTACAAGCTGATCTGCTTCGACGAGTTCCACGTGGCGGACATCACGGACGCGATGATTCTTCATCGGCTGCTGGTGTCGCTGTTCGAGAACGGCGTGGGCTTTGTCACCACCTCCAATTTCAAGCCCGACGACCTGTATCCCGGCGGGCTGCATCGCGACCGCATCCTGCCCGCGATTGCGTTGCTCAACGAGAAGCTCGAAGTGCTGAGCGTGGACAACGGCACCGACTACCGGCGCCGCACGCTCGAACAACTGCGCATGTACCTCACGCCCAACGATGCGGCGTCCGAAAAGGAAATGCGCAAGGCCTTCGACAAGCTGGCCGAAACGGCCGACGAAAACCCGATCCTGCACATCGAGCAGCGCGAGATCCGCGCACGGCGCAAGGCCGGCGGCGTGGTCTGGTTCGACTTCAAGACGCTGTGCGGTGGGCCGCGCTCGCAGAACGACTACCTTGAGATCGCCAGCCAGTACCACACGGTGCTGCTGTCTGACGTGCCGCACATGCCGGTGCGCATGGCTTCCGAAGCGCGCCGCTTCACCTGGTTGATCGATGTCTTGTACGACCGCCGCGTGAAGCTCATCATGTCGGCTGAGGTTCCGCCGGAGGCGTTGTACACCGAGGGTCCGCTGGCGCACGAGTTTCCGCGCACGGTTTCCCGGCTCACTGAAATGCAGTCGAGCGAGTTTCTTGC